A region of the Fibrobacter sp. genome:
CGCGGGCCTTGTCCTCGTCCTTGAGGGAGACGAAGATGTTGCCCTGGCCCGGGATGCGGTTGCCGGAGGCCAGCTGGCTCTTGAGGTAGGCGAGGCCGCGGTCGCGATCCAGGCTCATGACTTCGCCGGTGGACTTCATTTCCGGGGAGAGGGTCACGTCGACGCCCGGGAACTTCACGAAGGGGAACACGGCTTCCTTCACGCTCACGTACGGAACATGGACTTCTTCGGTGAAGCCGATTTCTTCGAGTGTTTCGCCCAGCATGCAGCGGCTTGCGTAGCTTGCCAGAGGCACGCCGATGGACTTGGAGACGAAGGGCACGGTGCGGGAGGCGCGGGGGTTCACTTCGATCATGTAGAGTTCGCCATCCTTGACGGCGAGCTGCATGTTCATGAGGCCAACCACATGGAGTTCCTTTGCAAATTCCTTGGCGTAGCCGCGAACCTTTTCCTGCAGGTCCTTGCTGAGGGTCATGGGCGGGATGACGCTTGCGGAGTCGCCGGAGTGGATGCCTGCGGGTTCCACGTGTTCCATGATGGCGCCCACCACGGTGGTCTTGCCGTCGCTGATGCAGTCCACGTCAAGTTCGGTTGCGTCTTCCAGGAAGCGGTCGATAAGGATAGGCTTGCCTTCGCCGATGGCTGCAGCCTCTTCCACGAACTTGCGGAGGTACTTTTCCTTATAGACAATCACCATGCCGCGGCCGCCAAGCACGAAGCTGGGGCGCACGAGAACAGGGTAGCCGATTTCTTCGACAATGGCGAGAGCTTCATCAACGTTATGAGCAATGCCAGAGGCGGCCTGCTTGATGCCCACCTTGTCAACCAGCTGCTTAAAGAAGTCGCGGTCTTCGGCAAGGTCGATATCCTCGGGACTTGTACCCACCACATTGGCGCCGGCCTTCTTCAGGCGCATTGCAAGGTTCAGCGGAGTCTGGCCACCGAACTGAACGATAACGCCGTAGCAGTTTTCGCGTTCGTAGATGCCCATGACATCTTCGAGGGTCAGCGGTTCAAAGTAAAGCTTGTCAGAAGTATCATAGTCCGTAGAAACGGTTTCCGGGTTGGAGTTCACCATGATGACTTCGTAGCCCTGCTTCTTCAGGGTGAAAGCAGCGTGGCAGCAGCAGTAGTCGAATTCGATACCCTGGCCGATACGGTTCGGGCCACCGCCAAGCACCATGATGCGCTTTTTCTTGTCGCGGTTCGGAACTTCGCGGACGGGCTCGGTGTGGTCTGCATAGCAGGAGTAGTAGTACGGAGTGACGGCTTCAAATTCACCGGCGCAGGTATCTACGGAGTAGTAGCTGGGCTTCAGGCTGATGGCGTTACGTGCGGCCATGACTTCTTCCGGAGTCTTGCCGAAGATGTAGCCGATCTGGATGTCGCTATAGCCGAATTCCTTGGCCTGGCGGAACAGGTCCTTGTCCTTGCAGAGGGCTTCGAGGGAGCCTGCGGCGCGGATTTCGTCTTCGAACTGGGCCAGTTCTTCCAAATGACGCAGGAAGTAACGGTCGATCTTTGTGATTTCGTAAAGCTTTTCAACGTCCCAACCGCGGCGGAAGGCGGCGTAGACCACGAAGATGCGTTCTGCACTGGGGCGGGCAACTTCCTTGGCCAAGGTCTCGTCGTCGTAAGCCAGGAACTGTTCGCACTTGGCGCAGGCGCCGAAGCCGCCGAAACCAGTTTCCAGGGAGCGCAGGGCCTTCTGCATGGACTGCTTGAAGTTGGAGCCGATAGCCATGGCTTCGCCCACGGACTTCATCTGGGTGCCAAGAGTGCTGTCTGCCTTGGGGAACTTTTCGAAGGTAAAGCGAGGAACCTTGGTAACGACGTAGTCCAGAGCCGGTTCGAAGCAGCTGGGAGTAGATTGGGTAATGTCGTTCTTCAGTTCGTCGAGAGTGTAACCCACAGCGAGGAGTGCTGCAATCTTTGCGATGGGGAAGCCGGTTGCCTTGGAAGCAAGTGCAGAGGAACGGCTTACGCGGGGGTTCATTTCGATAATGATGCGGCGGCCGGTCACAGGGTTGATGGACCACTGAACGTTGGATCCACCGGTTTCGACGCCGATAGCTTCCATGACCTTCAGGGAGTCGTCACGCATGGCCTGGTAAGCGCGATCGTCAAGAGACTGGATCGGGGCCACGGTAATGGAGTCGCCGGTGTGAACGCCCATGGGGTCCAGGTTTTCGATGGAGCAGACGATAACGGCATTGCCTTTCTTATCGCGCATGACTTCCATTTCGAATTCCTTCCAGCCCAGGAGGGATTCTTCGATCAAGACTTCGTTGTTGAGGGAGGCGTCGAGGCCGCGGTTCACGATGGCTTCGAATTCGTCTTCGCTGTGTGCGATACCGCCACCGGTACCACCCAGGGTAAAGCCCGGGCGGATAATCAAAGGCCAGCTGCCGATGGTCTGGGCGATTG
Encoded here:
- the carB gene encoding carbamoyl-phosphate synthase large subunit; translated protein: MPKRTDLKKIMLIGSGPIVIGQGCEFDYSGVQACKVLRREGYEVVLVNSNPATIMTDPEMADRTYIEPLNVDILHEIIRRERPDALLPTLGGQTALNLAMELHEKGILSRYNVELIGAKAESIARAEDRKLFKDAMLSIGLDLPRSGSAHSMSEAKAIAQTIGSWPLIIRPGFTLGGTGGGIAHSEDEFEAIVNRGLDASLNNEVLIEESLLGWKEFEMEVMRDKKGNAVIVCSIENLDPMGVHTGDSITVAPIQSLDDRAYQAMRDDSLKVMEAIGVETGGSNVQWSINPVTGRRIIIEMNPRVSRSSALASKATGFPIAKIAALLAVGYTLDELKNDITQSTPSCFEPALDYVVTKVPRFTFEKFPKADSTLGTQMKSVGEAMAIGSNFKQSMQKALRSLETGFGGFGACAKCEQFLAYDDETLAKEVARPSAERIFVVYAAFRRGWDVEKLYEITKIDRYFLRHLEELAQFEDEIRAAGSLEALCKDKDLFRQAKEFGYSDIQIGYIFGKTPEEVMAARNAISLKPSYYSVDTCAGEFEAVTPYYYSCYADHTEPVREVPNRDKKKRIMVLGGGPNRIGQGIEFDYCCCHAAFTLKKQGYEVIMVNSNPETVSTDYDTSDKLYFEPLTLEDVMGIYERENCYGVIVQFGGQTPLNLAMRLKKAGANVVGTSPEDIDLAEDRDFFKQLVDKVGIKQAASGIAHNVDEALAIVEEIGYPVLVRPSFVLGGRGMVIVYKEKYLRKFVEEAAAIGEGKPILIDRFLEDATELDVDCISDGKTTVVGAIMEHVEPAGIHSGDSASVIPPMTLSKDLQEKVRGYAKEFAKELHVVGLMNMQLAVKDGELYMIEVNPRASRTVPFVSKSIGVPLASYASRCMLGETLEEIGFTEEVHVPYVSVKEAVFPFVKFPGVDVTLSPEMKSTGEVMSLDRDRGLAYLKSQLASGNRIPGQGNIFVSLKDEDKARAVPLIRQLVELGYGLYATRGTSTMLYNEGIKTRAVFRISRGRPNLLDLIHDKEVQWIVNTSETGAEAMVDEIQMRSKAVVSGVPITTTIAALTSTVEGLMDKHDYG